Below is a window of Phormidium ambiguum IAM M-71 DNA.
CTAACAAAGCCGTTACATTTGGTAAAGCACTAGTAGTGGCAATAGCTAAACGTAAACCTTGTGCTTTTGCTTCTTTGATTAACCGTTTTACTCCAGGTCTTAGGGGAATTGCCGCAGATTCTAGTAATTGTCGGTAATGTTTGGTTTTCAGTTGATGTAAATTGGCTAAAAATTCTGACCATTCAGATGGAGGCTGAAAATTGGGATGATGTTGATTGAGATAGTATTGAATTCTTTCTTTTCCACCTGCAATAGTTAACAATTCGCCATATAAACTTTCTGACCAATGCCAATCTAATCCTTGTTCTGCAAAGGCTTTATTAAATGCAATTCGATGACCGTCTCTTTCTGTATCAGCTAGAGTGCCATCTACATCAAAAATTAAAGCTTGTAATTTGGTCATGTTTAGTTTTGACTAAGTTTTGCGATCGCTCTGACACTTAAAAATTTACAAGGTTATGGTCATCAATAGCAAGTCTGCAAAACTTTTTAATCATCTTCGTATTCAACCCAAGAATTAAGAGTTTCGGATACAGCTACTTTTAATTGCACATCTTCTGGCAATTTTTCCTTAGTTTGGTCATAAATAAATTTAGCAATCATTTCTGCTGTAGTTTCGTATTCCTCTGGCATTACTTCATTTAAAATTCCATGATCTAACCCTCCTTTAGTAATATCTTGCTTTGCCCAACGTAGAGTCCGAAAATCAGCTACCATTACTGGATGAGGACAAAATTCTGATGAGTGGAGTGTGGATGATGTGGCTTCAACTCGCACTTTATAGGTGTGTCCGTGCATTCGACCGCAAGGGCCATTATAATCTTTGATGTAATGGGCGCTATCAAAGGTAAATTCAGTAATAAGTTTCCATTTTGGCACTTTGTTCTCCTGGTTTATAGCCAAAGTTACACTAAAATTTTAAAGTGAAAAATTGCGATCGTGTATAAAAATATTAAAATCATTATCATCGCTTATTTTCTTGCTTTTTTCCCTTTACAGTTTATTAAAAAATATGACTCTTTCTCAAGAATTATGGCAAGCGAATCAAGATTTAGCGCAATCTTGTTTAGCCCATCCATTCGTTCAGGGAATTGCCGCTGGGACATTACCTAAAGTTCAATTTGCTTATTATGTGGGACAAGAGCTTTTTTCTTAGAAGCTTTTGCTAGAGCTTATTGTATCGCCGCAGTGCGATCGCCAAATTGGGAAAGTTTTCAAGTTTTTCACAGTTTAGCTGGGGGAGTTTTAGAAGAACTAAAATTACATCAGAATTATGCAACTAAATGGGGAGTAGATTTAGAAGCAATTGTTCCTTCTCCCGCTACCCGTCGTTACACAGATTTTCTATTAGCTACAGCTTGGAATAATGCAGCAGGATTAACAGCTGTAGCAATGGTTCCTTGTATGCGATTGTACGCCTTTTTAGGACAAGAATTAGCGAAAAACGGTATTCCTGAACATCAATATAGCGACTGGATTCGCACTTATAGTTCCCCAGAATTTGTACCGCTAGTAACGGAACTGGAATCTTTAGTCGATCGCTATGTGGAATCGAAAGAAACAGCAGAACCTATTTATCATTATGCAATGTTATGCGAATATGAATTTTTTCAGTCAGCCTGGGAATTTTCGGAAATTAATTATTAACTTATATTTTTGGTGATAATGCGATCGCGTCCTTGGGATTTAGCTTCATAAAGTCCTACATCGGCCATTTTAATTAATTCTTGATACGAAGAATCTACTTTAGGTATAGTTACTGCGACACCCAAGCTTAAAGTGACATATTGACTAGCTTGAGATTGTTCGTGAATCATTTTTAATGATATTACATAAGTACGAATTTCTGTGGCGACAGTTAATGCACCTTCTTGATTAGTATTTGGCAGAATTACCGCAAATTCTTCACCACCGTAACGTGCTACTAAATCTGCTGGACGTTTAACTGCTCGCTGAATCGCGTCAGCAACTTTTTGTAAGCATAAATCTCCGGCTAAATGCCCATAAGTATCATTATAAGCTTTGAAATAATCAATATCACATAAAATTAACGCGATCGGGCTTTTTTCCCGAATCATGCGTCGCCATTCTTTTTCTAATGATTCATTAAAATGACGGCGATTTGCTACTTGAGTTAAACCATCTAAACAAGCTAATCTTTGTAATTCAGCATTCGCCGCTTCCATTTGTTCTACTAATAAAGCTTGTTGAATTGCAATACCTAATTGAGTACCTAATTGCTGTAATAAACTAATTTCTGAAGGTTGCCAATGACGCACTTCTCTACAGTGATGAGCAATTAATAATCCCCAAAGTTGCTCTCCTGCCATTAATGGTACGACTAATTTGGCTTTAACTGCTAATTCTCGCAAAAATTCGACTAAACAAGGTGCTATTTTGGCGGAGTTGCGATCGCTTATTGCACAAATTCTACCTTGGGAATAAAGTTGATGATATTCTTTAGGAAAAACTTCTACAGGAAAAGTTCTCCCTAAGATTGCTTCACAATCTGGAACTACAGCTTCTGTAACTACACAACCTGTTCCATCGGACCAAATCCGATAAATTAAAACGCGATCGCTATTTAGCAATCCCCTAACTTCTCTTACTGCATTATTTAAAATTTCGTTTAAATTTAAAGATTGATGAATTCTTTCGGTAATAGTTACTAATAATTTTTCTCTTTCTATTTGTTGGTGTAAAGCCAATTCAGTTTGCACGCGAGCGCTAATTTCTTGCGCCAAACAAGTCACGCCTATATAGTTACCATCTTCAGAAATTAAAGGAGTATTGTACCATTCACAAATAATGATTCGACCATCTTTAGTTATATTTTCATTAGTGCTGCGATTTCCGCCAATTTGATTCAGTAATTTCTCCCAAACTTCTCTGACTAAAGCTCGATCGCTTTCCGGTACAAGTGTAA
It encodes the following:
- a CDS encoding 6-pyruvoyl trahydropterin synthase family protein yields the protein MPKWKLITEFTFDSAHYIKDYNGPCGRMHGHTYKVRVEATSSTLHSSEFCPHPVMVADFRTLRWAKQDITKGGLDHGILNEVMPEEYETTAEMIAKFIYDQTKEKLPEDVQLKVAVSETLNSWVEYEDD
- a CDS encoding HAD family hydrolase codes for the protein MTKLQALIFDVDGTLADTERDGHRIAFNKAFAEQGLDWHWSESLYGELLTIAGGKERIQYYLNQHHPNFQPPSEWSEFLANLHQLKTKHYRQLLESAAIPLRPGVKRLIKEAKAQGLRLAIATTSALPNVTALLEQTLDPECFEVIAAGDIVPAKKPAPDIYNFVLDKMGLNANECLVFEDSFHGLQAAVGAGLKTIVTINEYTKNHDFKAAYLVVNHLGELDLPCKFLGGNIPEVKTNYVNLDLLQLLHNPN